AACTGAAGAATCAGTGCACGCGCCACAAAAAAATGTGTTCCAGATAACGTGTCTCGTCCGAGGCGGCAGCGGAACTCGTGATCCAAAAGTGAGGGGGAAAATAGGAAAGAGTTGTCGCGATTTGAGACAGGGGGATTCTCGATCCAGCGGTTCGGCGTGCCGGGCCTTAAAGCATATGAACATGTATCTTTTCTATCACAAACGCTCCAATTGCCTCTCCCCGAAGGAGAGTGCTGCAAATCAGAGATCAAAAGTGATGTGCCGCAAATTGCGGCAGGACAGTCACGGTTCCACCCCATCCAGTGCTCGTCCCAGACCCACACTATCCGGTAAGAAGCGCGACCCATCAGGAATATGTCCCCTTTATAAAACACATTCCCTACTTTTTTCATCAAAGAGCAAATTGCCCCACAATAACCGTCTTTGGGGTGTGTGGTGATATCCTTGCAAGGGATTAAAATAATCTTTTGATTGAATGGATGTCAAATCAATCCCCCTTAGTGGAAACATTACACCTTTCAGTTGTCGTTCCTGTTCATAACGAGGAAAAGGCAATTGGTAAGTTTGTGGAGGGATTATTGTACTTCCTGAAACGAGGTGGTGTGGATGCATGGGAAATAATTATCGTGGAAGACGCCTCTCATGATCGGACTTACGACATCATTTCCAGTGACTTTCCTGAAGTGAAGGTTTTAAGAAACTCAATCCGTTTGGGCAGTGGTGCGGCCAGAAAGAGAGGGAGTATTGAGGCGGGAGGGGAGTTTATCGCATGGATTGACGGGGATGGGACATATTTGCCCGGCGACCTCATTAATCTTTTTTCCGTCAGGGAGGATATGGATCAGGTGATTGGTTCGCGGCGCTGTGATTATGGAAAGCTGGCCTTATTACGTTTGATGAAAAAGTGGTTTATCAACCGTTTCGTTAGTTGTCTCTGGGAGAGAGAGATACCGGACCTGAATTCCGGATTGAGGGTATTCAAAAGAAGTGCATTACTCGATATCATTGATGAATTACCCAAGGGATTCTCATGCACGAGCACGGCGACCCTGGCAGCACTCAATCGCCATCAGCGAGTCACCTTTATTCCGATTTCTTATTCCCCGAGGATAGATGGCTCCCGGAGTAAGTTCCACATCATCTTTGATACATTCCGTCTGTGGCGGGCGATTTGGATCCAATGGCGTAAAAAGGATTTATTCGACTGAAACGGGAATGTTCCCTCCAGAATATTCATGTCCCGCGTTTGATGTGATTCCACTATCTTTCGGGATGGTGGTTATTGAATCGATGCATCCTTGAGCTTTTCAAGGAGATAGGGAGTTTCAATTTTGGTATATCCTTGAGGGGGTTGCTTCATGGATTGAGAGAGAATTCTCATGGAATTGTTTTCGCGGAAGACCAATTCAACAGGGAAATCTTTTAATGCGCCTTTCCCCGTGGAGGGATCAGACAGGATAAAGACTTTTAACCCCTTTTGATGCCAGAGGCTGATTTGTTCTTGGAGAATAGCCGGGTCGATGGAGGCCGGAGATTGCGCATCCAGAATGACTGCACAACGTTGATAAATGAATTCGAGCGGGCTGGCTAATCCGTTAACAAATCCCTTCCCTGATACGATCACGAGGGAATCGGCGGGAAGGTGATTTCTGATTGATTCGAGGGTTTGAATCAGGCCGTCGTGATCGGTATGCGAGTTGATTCTTTGGTTAAGCGGGTAAAACAGTAGGAGAAACCCCAGGGAGATGACTCCGGCAATATAAGGAGCAAAGGATTTTTTCAGATGGGAGATCTGAAAAGATAAACCTGCTAGCCCCATAAGCATGAGAGGAATGGCAAAGGGGATAAACCGGCGCATGGCATAAGGCTGGATCGGGTAGTTCCTAATGTCATTACTGAAGTACAGTAAAGCCAGAAGGCCGATAGTGACAAAGAGCTTTTGCCAAGGTTCTTTGAGTCTCCACAGGAGTAGGCCTATTCCGATGGATGCGAAGAGTAGTCCGACAGGTCGAAAATACCAACCGAGTCGGAAAAAGCTTTCTTCCCGGAAGGAACGGATTTGTTTATCTAAGGGCCAATAATAATACAGATCAACGGGAGTCGATTGAGGAAAAATAAAGTATAAATACCCAAATACGATCATGAGCAGAATAAACCCTCCGAAGGGAAGGTACTTTGTAAGGGAGGCGGATGGTAATGTGGATGGTTTTTTGAGAATAGCCCAGAGCATGCCGCCGATGGCTGCCATTAATATCACAAGTAACCAGGGATACTGCTGCACAAGGGTAAACTGTGCGGCAAACGAGTCTTTGGTGTAGTTTGGGTTAAACCGCAGAATCCAGAGGAAAGCCAGAAGGTACACAGCACTGGATGAAATGAGGGTGGTAAGGGCAGCGGTTTTATTTGTGCGGAATGTGATCAGGATATAAAAGAGCGGGGCAAGGATCAGGACGATACCATCAATTTTAACTAAAAGGGCTGCGCCAGAGCTTAATCCGATCAATAAGCCCTTACCGGTCACATACTTTTCATTTTGTCCCCATGTCAGAATGATAAGCAGCCAGAGGGCTAGGAGCGCGGGTTCTGCATAAGCACATTTGGCGATCCAGACATTCAATGGAAAAAAAAGAAATGCCAGAAAGACAAGAATACCTTCCCCCTTTCCAAACCACCGGGAGGCGATCAATCCTGCGAGTAGCGAGGATGCGATCATGATCACGGGATTAACCCAAAGCATGGAAGTCAATCCATGAATCGATGATGCTGAAGCCATCAAAGCGGCTTGGCCAATAGGAAACTGGGAAGTCAGGGTGCCGGGGTGTGTGCTCGAGAGGAAGAATCCTGTATGATATTGGGGGTAAGTCTTGTTTGAACTACCTTTTTGGGCCTGGCTGGGTTTATTACTGATGAAATAGGGGGAGGCAGGCTCAGTCAGAGTACTAATGACTGGTGAATGGATAAAATATCCTCCGGAATAGGTAAGGTTTGAGGCGGCGCAAAGATTGATCCCCTGATCTTGGGAGCCGGTAAGCCGTTGCCCCGGTTTTCCATAAAGTTTAATAAAAGCTCCTATCGCTAAAATAACGATGAAAGTGCTGAACAGGATAACAAAAGGATTGCGTTTTTGATCAAGGGATGCGGCGGGCGTCAGGGGTTCCAGAATCATTTCGATCACCAGCCTGATTAACCAAATCCCACAAACGATCATGAATAAGAGGGAAGTAACGTGATTAAATAATCCAAGGCCCCCTAATAGACACTGGATGA
This Verrucomicrobiota bacterium DNA region includes the following protein-coding sequences:
- a CDS encoding glycosyltransferase family 2 protein, producing the protein MSNQSPLVETLHLSVVVPVHNEEKAIGKFVEGLLYFLKRGGVDAWEIIIVEDASHDRTYDIISSDFPEVKVLRNSIRLGSGAARKRGSIEAGGEFIAWIDGDGTYLPGDLINLFSVREDMDQVIGSRRCDYGKLALLRLMKKWFINRFVSCLWEREIPDLNSGLRVFKRSALLDIIDELPKGFSCTSTATLAALNRHQRVTFIPISYSPRIDGSRSKFHIIFDTFRLWRAIWIQWRKKDLFD